A region of the Synechococcus sp. PCC 7502 genome:
ATAGTTGTGGATTTGCCTGTACCGCGATCGCCCATGATCATAACCCCGCCAATTTTAGGATCGATCACATTTAACATAAGTGCTAATTTCATTTCCTCTTGCCCAACGATCGCACTAAAAGGAAATACGGGGCGTTTGGTGGGTGTAGGTAAAAGATTTGTAGTCAAAATGAGATATTTATAGATTTGTGTACTTCTAGCAATATAGCCTAAATCGAGAGCAAGGTCATTAACAACTACTCAGTAATAATAAATTTAAGTTGCTCTAGATATATTGGTTGTGCCGCATATTTTTAGCTACGGTTATAATCCTTGCTATTTACTCAAATACACCTAAACCAATCAGCGATCAGGATTGTATGGTTAGCGGCAACCTGTATCGTCATATTCTTGGGTTGGTGGTGGGCTTGATCCTATTGCGGTTTTCAAATGAGAGCGGCACGAGCATCGACTTCAATAAAGTAGTCACGTTTAGGATAATGATTAGGGAACTAATTCCTCATTTTTGGGAGTTGACGGAGAATGAGAATCTAAATTTAATTCCTCTTCCTTGGACATGAAATGATACTTGCCAGAGCCAATTTTCTGAGCACTATAAATACCCGCACGACCTGAAGAAAGATAGCTCATTGTACAGGCGATCGCAATAAATACCCCAGATTCTATGCCAAACAGCTCGATTCCCATTAACGTTGCTGAGATCGGCGTATTAGCTGCGCCACCAAAGACTGCGACAAATCCCATTCCTGCTAATAAAGGTGCAGATAACGGCAGGATTAATGACAAAGCATTTCCTAAAGTTGCACCGATAAAGAATAAAGGAGTCACTTCGCCTCCCTTAAAACCTGCTCCCAGAGTTAAAGCCGTTAAACCGATTTTGGCGGCAAAATCCCAAGGTGGTAACTGCTGATTAAAGGCTTCAACAATTGTAGGAATCCCCAAACCGATATATTTTGTACCGATCTCCCAAACAATCAAAGCGATAATTAAACCCCCGATCGCAGGACGTAAAGGAGCATAGGATATTTTCGATTTAAAAAAGTGGCTAAATCTATGTGTGAGTTTTGCAAAAAGCATCGCCGTAATCCCAAAAGCTAATCCAGCTAAAATTGCGGAAATTAGCTCCATTAAGTTTATTGCTGGAATCAAGGTCGCATGACGATATGCCGTATGGTGCAGCCCTAAACTTAGAGTCATGCGATCACCCACA
Encoded here:
- a CDS encoding voltage-gated chloride channel family protein: MKRLYQLRQFIVFSQLSKWFIISCIVGILSGLGSAVLLASLEWATDWRESHVWIIALLPLGGFLSGWLYYRYGKTVEAGNNLLLEEIHNSKKIIPLRMAPMVLLGTILTHLFGGSAGREGTALQIAASLADQLTKIFNFTSSDRRILLMAGLSGGFASVFGTPLAGTIFGLEVLAIGTINHNALFPCLIAAVVGDRMTLSLGLHHTAYRHATLIPAINLMELISAILAGLAFGITAMLFAKLTHRFSHFFKSKISYAPLRPAIGGLIIALIVWEIGTKYIGLGIPTIVEAFNQQLPPWDFAAKIGLTALTLGAGFKGGEVTPLFFIGATLGNALSLILPLSAPLLAGMGFVAVFGGAANTPISATLMGIELFGIESGVFIAIACTMSYLSSGRAGIYSAQKIGSGKYHFMSKEEELNLDSHSPSTPKNEELVP